A single region of the Eleginops maclovinus isolate JMC-PN-2008 ecotype Puerto Natales chromosome 16, JC_Emac_rtc_rv5, whole genome shotgun sequence genome encodes:
- the LOC134877802 gene encoding interferon-induced protein 44-like isoform X1 — protein MDYFFKPYPVPPSPKVLPKEWRTVPWGDKERDLKFVKEYQPHDKEVQLRFMLYGPAGAGKSSFINSVESALRGEVSNRVGIDAISQGSFTTKYRAYQIAKGGPRKYYPFVFNDIMGLEKDTSQGVCVEDIKLAMKGHMNDGYNFNPFSPLSENNQDYNKEPALNDRVHVLVSVISASTAVFLTGDFQKKLREVRLAARDMEIPEIAILTKIDDVCPEVSNDIRNVYKSKYLKEKIEEVSGTLGFPTNRIFPVKNYHSEIDTNDDIDTLILSALRRIITSGEDFVNHL, from the exons GTACCTTGGGG agacaaagaaagagactTAAAGTTTGTGAAGGAATATCAGCCTCATGATAAGGAGGTCCAGCTCAGATTCATGCTTTATGGACCTGCTGGTGCTGGCAAGTCCAGCTTCATCAACTCTGTGGAAAGTGCTTTGCGGGGCGAAGTATCTAACCGAGTTGGCATCGATGCAATATCTCAAGGGAGCTTCACCACAAAA TACAGAGCCTACCAAATCGCAAAAGGAGGACCAAGGAAATATTACCCTTTTGTCTTCAATGACATCATGGGCCTCGAGAAGGATACAAGtcaaggagtgtgtgtggaagacATCAAACTGGCCATGAAGGGACACATGAATGACGGTTACAAT TTCAATCCCTTCTCTCCCTTGTCTGAGAATAACCAAGACTACAACAAAGAACCTGCTCTAAATGACAGAGTTCATGTTCTGGTCAGCGTCATCTCAGCCTCCACAGCAGTATTCCTGACCGGCGATTTCCAGAAAAAGCTGAGGGAAGTCAGACTTGCAGCCAGAGACATGG AGATTCCTGAAATTGCTATTCTCACCAAAATTGATGACGTCTGTCCAGAGGTCAGCAACGATATAAGGAACGTGTATAAGAGCAAGTACCTGAAGGAAAAG ATTGAGGAGGTGAGTGGCACGCTGGGTTTCCCAACAAACCGCATCTTTCCTGTGAAGAACTACCACTCAGAGATCGACACAAATGACGACATTGATACACTGATACTGAGCGCACTGAGACGGATAATTACATCTGGAGAAGACTTTGTCAACCACCTGTAA
- the LOC134877802 gene encoding interferon-induced protein 44-like isoform X2, whose translation MLYGPAGAGKSSFINSVESALRGEVSNRVGIDAISQGSFTTKYRAYQIAKGGPRKYYPFVFNDIMGLEKDTSQGVCVEDIKLAMKGHMNDGYNFNPFSPLSENNQDYNKEPALNDRVHVLVSVISASTAVFLTGDFQKKLREVRLAARDMEIPEIAILTKIDDVCPEVSNDIRNVYKSKYLKEKIEEVSGTLGFPTNRIFPVKNYHSEIDTNDDIDTLILSALRRIITSGEDFVNHL comes from the exons ATGCTTTATGGACCTGCTGGTGCTGGCAAGTCCAGCTTCATCAACTCTGTGGAAAGTGCTTTGCGGGGCGAAGTATCTAACCGAGTTGGCATCGATGCAATATCTCAAGGGAGCTTCACCACAAAA TACAGAGCCTACCAAATCGCAAAAGGAGGACCAAGGAAATATTACCCTTTTGTCTTCAATGACATCATGGGCCTCGAGAAGGATACAAGtcaaggagtgtgtgtggaagacATCAAACTGGCCATGAAGGGACACATGAATGACGGTTACAAT TTCAATCCCTTCTCTCCCTTGTCTGAGAATAACCAAGACTACAACAAAGAACCTGCTCTAAATGACAGAGTTCATGTTCTGGTCAGCGTCATCTCAGCCTCCACAGCAGTATTCCTGACCGGCGATTTCCAGAAAAAGCTGAGGGAAGTCAGACTTGCAGCCAGAGACATGG AGATTCCTGAAATTGCTATTCTCACCAAAATTGATGACGTCTGTCCAGAGGTCAGCAACGATATAAGGAACGTGTATAAGAGCAAGTACCTGAAGGAAAAG ATTGAGGAGGTGAGTGGCACGCTGGGTTTCCCAACAAACCGCATCTTTCCTGTGAAGAACTACCACTCAGAGATCGACACAAATGACGACATTGATACACTGATACTGAGCGCACTGAGACGGATAATTACATCTGGAGAAGACTTTGTCAACCACCTGTAA